A genome region from Methylobacterium sp. FF17 includes the following:
- a CDS encoding SDR family oxidoreductase, which translates to MTGSLKGKTLFITGASRGIGLAIGLRAARDGANIAIAAKTDTPHPKLEGTIHTAAAAIEAAGGRALPLLVDVRDEAGVAGAIEATAATFGGIDIVVNNASAISLTRTPETEMKRFDLMHGINTRGTYMVSKYAIPHLARAENPHIVMLSPPLDMAEKWFAPHLAYSIAKYGMSLCVLGLAGELKRQGIAVNALWPRTTIATAAVQNLLGGAALMQASRTPEILADAAHALFCLPARETTGRFLIDDSFLAKQGVTDFSKYRVTPGIPLAPDFFVPDASTPPSGAFA; encoded by the coding sequence ATGACGGGTTCACTCAAGGGCAAGACGCTGTTCATCACCGGGGCCTCGCGCGGGATCGGCCTCGCCATCGGCCTGAGGGCGGCGCGGGACGGCGCGAACATCGCCATCGCGGCCAAGACCGACACGCCGCATCCGAAGCTCGAAGGCACCATCCACACCGCCGCCGCCGCCATCGAGGCGGCCGGGGGCCGGGCCCTGCCGCTGCTGGTGGACGTGCGCGACGAGGCCGGCGTCGCAGGCGCCATCGAGGCCACGGCGGCCACCTTCGGCGGCATCGACATCGTGGTGAACAACGCGAGCGCGATCTCGCTGACCCGCACGCCCGAGACCGAGATGAAGCGCTTCGACCTGATGCACGGCATCAACACGCGTGGCACCTACATGGTCAGCAAGTACGCGATCCCGCATCTGGCCCGGGCCGAAAACCCGCACATCGTGATGCTGTCACCGCCTCTCGACATGGCCGAGAAGTGGTTCGCGCCGCATCTGGCCTATTCCATCGCCAAGTACGGCATGTCGCTCTGCGTGCTGGGGCTGGCGGGCGAATTGAAGCGCCAGGGCATCGCGGTGAACGCGCTCTGGCCGCGCACCACCATCGCAACGGCGGCGGTGCAGAACCTCCTCGGCGGGGCGGCGCTGATGCAGGCGAGCCGCACGCCCGAGATCTTGGCGGATGCCGCCCATGCGCTCTTCTGCCTGCCCGCCCGCGAGACGACGGGCCGCTTCCTGATCGACGACAGCTTCCTGGCAAAGCAGGGTGTCACGGACTTTTCAAAATACCGCGTCACACCCGGCATCCCTCTTGCGCCGGACTTCTTCGTGCCGGATGCGAGCACACCGCCTTCCGGGGCCTTCGCCTGA
- a CDS encoding acyl-CoA dehydrogenase, protein MTYRAPVADMLFTLRHVAGLDAVLATSPHAEIGPEDAAAILGEAGRVAEAVIAPLNRVGDRHGTTLADGAITTAPGWRAAYRTWIDGGWNGLSADPDHGGQGLPLLLNAPCTEMWNAGSLSFGLCPLLTAGGIEALAQHGSDELKAHYLGKLVSGEWTATMNLTEPQAGSDLAQLRSRAERMSDGSYRIVGAKIYITYGEHDLTDNIVHLVLARLKDAPAGTRGISLFLVPKVLPDGSRNDLRCSGIEHKLGIHGSPTCSMAFGDAGGAIGWLIGEENRGLACMFTMMNSARLNVGLQGVGIAERATQQALGYARDRRQGRAPGAAETSPIIAHADVQRMLLTMKACTQAARGICYLTAAALDAARGPEGQAAHDRASLLTPVAKAFSTDIANEVTSLGVQVHGGMGFVEETGAAQHMRDARILGIYEGTNGIQAIDLVSRKLPLNGGATVRAQIADLRRIAEGFLKDPDPAHGRIGARLRAGIESLDRATSFQLKALASNRPEAALAGATPYLRLFGLVQGGACLAQGARAASAALRSGDTDPAHGGRIALARFFADNLLTAAGGLEESVIAGGDFTDEAGLALAG, encoded by the coding sequence ATGACCTATCGCGCACCGGTCGCCGATATGCTGTTCACCCTGCGCCACGTGGCGGGGCTCGATGCCGTTCTGGCTACGAGCCCGCACGCCGAGATTGGACCGGAGGACGCGGCGGCGATCCTGGGCGAGGCCGGCAGGGTGGCGGAGGCGGTGATCGCTCCCCTGAACCGGGTCGGGGACCGCCACGGCACGACGCTGGCGGACGGTGCGATCACCACCGCGCCGGGCTGGCGCGCGGCATACCGGACCTGGATCGACGGTGGTTGGAACGGCCTCAGCGCGGATCCGGACCATGGCGGGCAGGGCCTGCCCCTGCTCCTCAACGCCCCCTGCACGGAGATGTGGAACGCGGGCAGCCTCAGTTTCGGCCTCTGCCCGCTGCTCACGGCCGGTGGCATCGAGGCCCTGGCCCAGCACGGCTCGGACGAACTCAAGGCGCACTATCTCGGCAAGCTCGTCTCCGGCGAGTGGACCGCCACCATGAACCTCACCGAGCCGCAGGCCGGCTCGGACCTCGCCCAGTTGCGCAGCCGGGCGGAGCGGATGAGCGACGGCAGCTACAGGATCGTCGGCGCCAAGATCTACATCACCTACGGCGAGCACGATCTCACCGACAACATCGTTCACCTCGTGCTGGCCCGGCTCAAGGACGCGCCCGCGGGCACGCGCGGCATCTCCCTGTTCCTCGTACCGAAGGTGCTGCCGGACGGGAGCCGCAACGACCTGCGCTGCTCCGGCATCGAGCACAAGCTCGGCATCCACGGTTCGCCGACCTGCTCCATGGCCTTCGGCGATGCGGGCGGCGCCATCGGCTGGCTCATCGGCGAGGAGAATCGCGGGCTCGCCTGCATGTTCACCATGATGAACTCCGCTCGTCTCAACGTGGGCCTGCAGGGGGTCGGGATCGCCGAGCGTGCGACCCAGCAGGCCCTCGGCTATGCCCGCGACCGCCGCCAGGGCCGGGCGCCGGGAGCCGCCGAGACGAGCCCGATCATCGCCCATGCCGACGTGCAGCGCATGCTGCTCACCATGAAGGCCTGTACCCAGGCAGCGCGCGGCATCTGCTATCTCACGGCCGCCGCCCTCGATGCGGCGCGCGGACCCGAGGGGCAGGCGGCCCATGACCGCGCCTCGCTGCTGACGCCCGTGGCCAAGGCGTTCTCCACCGACATCGCCAACGAGGTCACGTCGCTCGGCGTGCAGGTCCATGGCGGCATGGGTTTCGTAGAGGAGACCGGCGCGGCGCAGCACATGCGCGACGCGCGCATCCTCGGGATATACGAGGGCACGAACGGCATCCAGGCCATCGACCTCGTCTCGCGCAAGCTGCCGCTGAACGGCGGGGCGACGGTGCGGGCGCAGATCGCGGACCTGCGCCGGATCGCCGAAGGCTTCCTCAAGGATCCCGATCCCGCCCACGGTCGCATTGGCGCGCGCCTGCGCGCCGGGATCGAGAGCCTCGACCGGGCCACGAGTTTCCAGTTGAAGGCGCTGGCCTCGAACCGGCCCGAAGCGGCGCTGGCGGGCGCCACGCCGTATCTGCGCCTGTTCGGCCTCGTCCAGGGCGGGGCCTGCCTCGCCCAGGGCGCGCGCGCGGCGAGCGCGGCGCTGCGGAGCGGCGACACCGATCCGGCGCATGGCGGCCGCATCGCGCTCGCCCGGTTCTTCGCCGACAACCTGCTCACCGCCGCCGGCGGCCTGGAGGAGAGCGTGATCGCCGGCGGGGACTTCACGGACGAGGCGGGGCTCGCCCTGGCCGGCTGA
- a CDS encoding magnesium transporter CorA family protein, giving the protein MIFIHQPVAGAGQTLLERRSLELQEPIPDDTVWLDMVRPSREEDLKVEVFMGISVPTREEMKDIEPSELLYVEDGARYMTGRVLSKVSEAEEPGLAGITFILRGNRLVTVRYEEPQAFRMYTQRAGRSTGNGPSAIPSGETILAGLIETVIDRAADVLQLQGERIDRLSGKIFEEKEDPGARNTALQDTLRALGRHGDLISKQRESLVSMERILLSLSATYRTAKAPRELREDVRSTLRDLQSLEEHATFLSSKIQFLLDATLGLVNLEQNNIIKLFSVMAVVFMPPTLIASIYGMNFKAMPELDWGFGYPMAVVMMVVAAVLPYVFFRWKKWL; this is encoded by the coding sequence GTGATCTTCATCCACCAGCCGGTCGCCGGCGCCGGGCAGACTCTGCTCGAGCGCCGTTCCCTCGAATTGCAGGAGCCGATCCCCGACGACACCGTCTGGCTCGACATGGTGCGCCCAAGCCGTGAGGAGGACCTCAAGGTCGAGGTCTTCATGGGCATCTCGGTGCCGACCCGCGAGGAGATGAAGGACATCGAGCCCTCCGAACTCCTCTACGTGGAGGACGGGGCGCGCTACATGACCGGCCGGGTGCTGAGCAAGGTCAGCGAGGCGGAAGAGCCGGGGCTTGCCGGCATCACCTTCATCCTGCGCGGCAACCGCCTCGTGACGGTGCGCTACGAGGAGCCGCAGGCCTTCCGGATGTATACGCAGCGGGCCGGGCGCTCGACCGGCAACGGTCCCTCCGCCATCCCCTCCGGCGAGACCATCCTGGCGGGCCTCATCGAGACGGTGATCGACCGGGCGGCCGACGTGCTCCAGCTCCAGGGCGAGCGCATCGACCGGTTGTCGGGCAAGATCTTCGAGGAGAAGGAGGACCCGGGCGCCCGCAACACGGCCCTGCAGGACACGCTGCGGGCGCTCGGACGCCACGGCGACCTCATCTCGAAGCAGCGCGAGAGCCTCGTCTCCATGGAGCGCATCCTGCTCTCCCTCTCGGCGACCTATCGCACCGCGAAGGCCCCGCGCGAACTACGCGAGGACGTGCGCTCGACCTTGCGCGATCTGCAATCGCTGGAGGAACACGCGACCTTCCTGTCCTCGAAGATCCAGTTCCTGCTCGACGCCACCCTCGGGCTCGTGAACCTCGAGCAGAACAACATCATCAAGTTGTTCTCGGTCATGGCGGTGGTCTTCATGCCGCCGACCCTGATCGCTTCGATCTACGGCATGAACTTCAAGGCGATGCCGGAGCTCGACTGGGGGTTCGGCTATCCCATGGCGGTGGTCATGATGGTTGTGGCGGCCGTCCTGCCTTACGTATTCTTCCGATGGAAGAAGTGGCTGTAG
- a CDS encoding SDR family NAD(P)-dependent oxidoreductase produces the protein MSAGPDLRGKICLVAGASRGVGRGIAQGLGEAGATVIVTARSSETGPRTEGRPETIEDTARAVDAAGGEGHHYLCDHTSERAVDTLVHWVLRRFGRIDVAVSSVWGGNEGYDGERYADGAAWGTPFWRRSAEPFSEFFAGGPYPALLLARAVAPAMVSARTGLLAFVSFDTDGAYLGDIFYDLAKATTNRLARACAEELGPHGVTALGLSPGFVRTERAVAIGHADRATESPLYAGRALAALAADPGVAARAGRILHAGDCAAEYGFTDIDGSRPPRFRVSPEEV, from the coding sequence GTGAGCGCCGGCCCCGATCTTCGCGGAAAAATCTGCCTCGTCGCCGGGGCCTCGCGCGGGGTAGGGCGGGGTATCGCCCAGGGACTCGGCGAAGCCGGGGCCACCGTCATCGTCACCGCCCGCTCCAGCGAGACGGGGCCGCGCACCGAGGGGCGGCCCGAGACCATCGAGGACACCGCCCGCGCCGTCGATGCGGCCGGAGGCGAAGGGCACCATTACCTCTGCGACCACACCAGCGAGCGCGCGGTCGACACCCTCGTCCACTGGGTCCTGCGCCGGTTCGGCCGGATCGACGTCGCCGTGTCGAGCGTGTGGGGCGGGAACGAGGGCTATGACGGAGAGCGCTACGCGGATGGGGCGGCCTGGGGCACGCCGTTCTGGCGCCGCTCGGCCGAGCCGTTCTCCGAATTCTTCGCAGGCGGTCCCTATCCGGCCCTCCTGCTCGCCCGCGCCGTCGCCCCCGCCATGGTTTCCGCTAGGACCGGCCTCCTGGCCTTCGTGTCCTTCGATACGGATGGCGCCTATCTGGGCGACATCTTCTACGACCTCGCCAAGGCCACAACGAACCGCCTCGCCCGCGCCTGCGCAGAGGAACTGGGGCCCCACGGCGTGACGGCGCTCGGCCTCTCGCCCGGCTTCGTCCGCACCGAGCGCGCCGTCGCGATCGGCCATGCCGACCGGGCCACGGAGAGCCCGCTCTATGCGGGCCGTGCGCTCGCCGCCCTGGCGGCCGACCCCGGCGTCGCCGCGCGCGCCGGACGCATCCTGCATGCCGGCGATTGCGCCGCCGAATACGGCTTCACCGATATCGACGGCTCACGGCCGCCGCGCTTTCGCGTCAGCCCCGAGGAGGTTTGA
- a CDS encoding GreA/GreB family elongation factor, producing the protein MSQAFVREREGGEAFEDLPDRAISPHPNFVTAEGLARIEGEVARLQTEFAALKPGAKADEARVTRDLHYWTARLGTARRVDPMPGDVVRFGSTVTILLDTDTRQVFRIVGEDEADPAHGTLSYVSPMARALTGKVIGDVVDVNGHEAEITDIA; encoded by the coding sequence ATGAGCCAGGCATTTGTACGCGAACGTGAGGGTGGCGAAGCCTTCGAGGATCTACCGGACCGGGCGATCTCGCCCCATCCGAATTTCGTCACCGCGGAGGGTCTCGCCCGGATCGAGGGCGAAGTCGCCCGTCTTCAAACAGAGTTCGCAGCGCTGAAACCCGGCGCGAAGGCCGACGAGGCACGCGTCACGCGCGATTTGCATTACTGGACCGCGCGTCTCGGGACCGCGCGACGCGTCGATCCGATGCCGGGCGATGTCGTCCGGTTCGGCTCGACCGTCACGATCCTGCTGGACACCGACACCCGGCAGGTGTTCCGCATTGTCGGCGAGGACGAGGCCGATCCGGCACACGGTACCCTCTCCTACGTCTCGCCCATGGCGCGAGCCCTGACAGGGAAGGTGATCGGCGACGTCGTCGATGTGAACGGACACGAGGCCGAAATCACCGACATCGCCTAA
- a CDS encoding enoyl-CoA hydratase-related protein translates to MSEHIAIEDRPEGVRLIRIDRPGKKNALTGAMYDAMREALAGADATEAVGAVVFAGSAGAFSAGNDLADFVAGARHPFSEAPALHFIRQLARTRTPMIAAVDGIAVGIGTTLTLHCDLVYASPAARFRMPFVELGLAPEAASSYLLPRRVGLLKATEMLLLSEGFDADAALDLGLVNGVMPADLLLDHAYAQGARLAGLPRGAVQATRALIRGDQAAMEAALEAEAVAFEERLRAPEAQAAFARFLGRAKPA, encoded by the coding sequence ATGAGCGAGCACATCGCGATCGAGGACAGGCCCGAAGGCGTCCGCCTCATCCGCATCGACCGACCGGGTAAGAAGAACGCGCTCACCGGCGCCATGTACGATGCGATGCGGGAGGCCCTGGCAGGCGCCGATGCGACGGAGGCCGTCGGGGCCGTCGTGTTCGCGGGAAGCGCCGGGGCGTTCAGCGCCGGCAACGACCTCGCCGATTTCGTCGCCGGCGCGCGCCACCCCTTCAGCGAGGCGCCCGCCCTCCATTTCATCCGCCAGCTCGCCCGCACACGCACACCGATGATCGCAGCGGTCGACGGTATCGCGGTGGGCATCGGCACGACCCTGACCCTGCATTGCGACCTCGTCTATGCGAGCCCTGCCGCGCGCTTCCGCATGCCGTTCGTGGAACTCGGCCTCGCGCCGGAGGCGGCCTCCAGCTACCTGCTGCCGCGCCGGGTCGGTCTCCTCAAGGCCACCGAGATGCTGCTGCTGAGCGAGGGATTCGACGCGGACGCGGCGCTGGATCTCGGCCTCGTCAACGGCGTGATGCCCGCCGACCTCCTGCTCGATCACGCCTACGCGCAGGGCGCGCGCCTCGCCGGATTGCCGCGCGGTGCCGTGCAGGCCACGCGGGCGCTGATCCGGGGCGACCAGGCCGCGATGGAGGCGGCGCTCGAGGCCGAGGCCGTCGCCTTCGAGGAGCGCCTGCGCGCTCCGGAAGCACAGGCCGCCTTCGCGCGCTTCCTCGGCCGGGCCAAGCCCGCGTGA
- a CDS encoding L-threonylcarbamoyladenylate synthase, which translates to MNDLGSIPDGKVWAGGTRRLRGDAAGVTEAADLIRRGAVVGFPTETVYGLGADATDAVAVARIFAAKERPQFNPLIAHLPDAAAAYAEGRFDASARTLAEAFWPGPLTLVVPASAKCGVCDLARAGLPSVALRVPGNELARDLLARVGRPVAAPSANRSGRVSPTAAGHVLADLDGRIAAVLDGGETPVGVESTVVACLGGPPRLLRPGGITREALVACLGFELDGAEPGAGMNPVGPGLLASHYAPRARVRLDATAIAAGEAVLLFGSDLPSGSETAQALFNLSPAGDLTEAAARLFSALRHLDAQGVETIAVVPIPATGLGDAINDRLHRAAAPR; encoded by the coding sequence ATGAACGATCTCGGGTCAATCCCCGATGGTAAGGTCTGGGCCGGGGGCACGCGTCGCCTTCGCGGCGATGCCGCCGGCGTGACGGAGGCGGCCGACCTGATCCGGCGGGGTGCCGTGGTTGGATTTCCGACGGAGACGGTCTACGGTCTTGGCGCGGATGCGACCGATGCCGTGGCGGTGGCCCGGATCTTCGCGGCCAAGGAGCGCCCGCAATTCAACCCGCTCATCGCGCATCTGCCGGATGCGGCGGCTGCCTACGCGGAAGGCAGATTCGACGCCAGTGCCCGGACGCTGGCCGAAGCGTTCTGGCCCGGCCCCCTCACCCTCGTGGTCCCGGCCTCGGCGAAGTGTGGGGTCTGCGATCTCGCCCGAGCCGGCTTGCCGAGCGTCGCGCTGCGGGTACCCGGCAACGAACTCGCGCGCGACCTCCTCGCGCGCGTTGGTCGCCCCGTCGCCGCCCCATCGGCGAACCGCTCCGGGCGGGTGAGCCCGACCGCCGCCGGGCATGTCCTCGCCGACCTCGATGGCCGGATCGCGGCGGTGCTCGATGGTGGGGAGACGCCGGTGGGCGTCGAATCCACGGTCGTCGCATGCCTCGGAGGTCCGCCGCGCCTGTTGCGGCCGGGCGGGATCACCCGCGAGGCCCTGGTCGCATGCCTCGGCTTCGAACTCGACGGTGCGGAGCCAGGGGCTGGAATGAACCCTGTCGGGCCGGGCCTGCTGGCGTCGCATTATGCGCCCCGGGCGCGGGTGCGCCTCGATGCGACCGCCATCGCGGCCGGCGAGGCCGTATTGCTGTTCGGTTCCGACCTGCCGTCCGGCTCCGAGACGGCCCAAGCGCTGTTCAATCTCAGCCCGGCTGGCGACCTGACGGAGGCGGCGGCCCGCCTCTTCTCCGCGCTTCGGCATCTCGATGCGCAGGGGGTCGAAACGATCGCCGTGGTCCCCATTCCCGCGACCGGCCTCGGCGACGCCATCAACGACCGCCTTCACCGCGCGGCTGCACCGCGCTGA